TATTTCCACACTTGGAGCTTCAAAAATGCTGAATATGGTGGTGCCATAATTTCTCTTTTCCAAAAAATATGGGTGGTCATCAAACTTGTGCTTCGGATTATGCTCCAAAACGAGCCAACCCTCGGGCGCAATGATTTGATGTTCAAACACTTTATCTGGAATTGTGTCTAAATTGGTAAGCGGATAAGGTGGCCCAGCAAAAATCAAATCATACTGCAGTGGGTTGGTTCGCATAAATTTGAAAACATCCAACTGCACAATCTTGATGGGGAATTCCAGTTCTTCAACGATTCTATGGATAAATTTGATATTGCCTTTATCCACTTCAACCAGAGTGATGTCTTGACACCCCCTCGATGCAAATTCATAACTGATACTACCTGTACCTCCAAACAAATCCAACACTTTTGTGTATTCAAAATCAAAGGTATTGTAGAGAATGTTAAATAGCCCTTCTTT
The Chitinophagales bacterium genome window above contains:
- a CDS encoding RsmD family RNA methyltransferase, yielding MRIIGGKHKGYKFTPPSKTPARPTTDRAKEGLFNILYNTFDFEYTKVLDLFGGTGSISYEFASRGCQDITLVEVDKGNIKFIHRIVEELEFPIKIVQLDVFKFMRTNPLQYDLIFAGPPYPLTNLDTIPDKVFEHQIIAPEGWLVLEHNPKHKFDDHPYFLEKRNYGTTIFSIFEAPSVEIETEQTDIPPVQNN